The following proteins are co-located in the Cryptococcus neoformans var. grubii H99 chromosome 1, complete sequence genome:
- a CDS encoding specific transcriptional repressor — protein sequence MTAEHCITSSVGIESSLNDGNDNDRCRNSSPLSPLSSSFQIPIIEQFPEEASRHTPSVSPPQQVIMIQPQAQVKFTSTSPEKTDQIHLHNYAKTLSAEDTIDPSLKHFTDTFNAELDDPLQCQIQGAVQGSAETANDFSWLPDFTNAIPQANAPAAHPWPLNTTLPSLPSTQPPSSDTESPCSSFTGGPPEGNEWPNNSDNRKIDSIYSTDASDHDGIVGGVEISSTNSESGVEAGGGKDDAVPPPPKKKSHARKQPEGHIKRARNAFILFRKHITDSNLIPPSVEVKHQNISVVAAKMWKEAPQEVRQKFQEQARIEKEEHQRKYPGYRYQPVFRRTDIIRRRVRKDPAEDEKVDAVAEALIKGKAGNELEKEIKEQLVTLSEASESDGESSRGSRRRRRETGQLSKGAIRAQRAQARAKQMRQNLLGSNLLSMSLYNAANARLASSAAATTAAENDYRYHSSNDAMGATIGQGHTHPGMQYALDSYIQLGYGLDNRPLQVAGYAGEMYGAPVPLASTSTVSGHESDIYRLPPINGMIGVGNGYEWHAPSIGYWDQTNIVPEAAQPQGGYPIEGEYCTTHYDLEGRVPAQTEYRFSSLMETSREDYGSLPEGGPGNIIAGAYVTHEEQENKELPSMRQRAGEGRQTPSGHVIFNERLFDGALGSAGLPDKAEGPDALAMFDQAMEQAGKAAPW from the exons ATGACTGCCGAACATTGTATCACGAGCTCAGTTGGCATTGAGAGCAGCTTGAATGACGGGAATGATA ATGATCGATGCCGGAATTCGTCTCCTTTGAgccctctttcctcttcttttcagattcCCATTATCGAACAGTTTCCTGAAGAAGCAAGCCGTCACACACCCTCCgtatctcctcctcaacaagtTATTATGATTCAGCCCCAAGCCCAAGTGAAATTCACTTCAACGTCCCCAGAGAAGACTGACCAAATCCACTTACATAATTATGCGAAGACATTATCGGCTGAGGACACAATTGACCCCTCACTGAAGCATTTCACTGACACATTCAACGCCGAATTAGATGATCCCCTTCAGTGTCAAATCCAAGGTGCTGTTCAAGGAAGCGCAGAAACCGCAAATGATTTTTCGTGGTTACCAGACTTCACAAATGCTATCCCTCAAGCCAACGCCCCTGCAGCTCACCCCTGGCCTCTAAATACTAcactcccttcccttccttccactcAACCGCCATCCTCTGACACTGAGTCTCCATGTTCTTCCTTTACCGGTGGACCGCCTGAAGGCAATGAATGGCCAAATAATTCCGATAATAGGAAAATCGATTCGATATACAGCACTGACGCTAGCGATCATGATGGCATTGTCGGAGGTGTTGAAATAAGCTCAACAAATTCAGAGAGTGGAGTAGAAGCTGGAGGCGGAAAAGATGACGCGGTGCCACCTCctccgaagaagaaaagtcaTGCAAGGAAG CAACCAGAAGGCCACATTAAAAGGGCCAGAAACGCCTTCATTTTGTTTAGAAAACACATCACCGATTCCAACTTGATCCCTCCTAGTGTCGAAGTCAAACACCAAAACATCTCAGTTGTT GCAGCCAAGATGTGGAAGGAGGCACCTCAGGAGGTGCGTCAAAAGTTTCAGGAACAAGCTCGCATTGAGAAAGAGGAACACCAGCGCAAATATCCGGGGTACCGTTATCAGCCGGTCTTTCGCCGAACAGACATTATCCGTCGTCGAGTGCGCAAAGATCCAGCTGAAGACGAGAAGGTGGACGCGGTGGCCGAAGCTCTTATCAAGGGCAAAGCTGGGAAcgagctggagaaggaaattaAAGAGCAGCTGGTTACACTAAGTGAGGCAAGCGAGAGTGATGGCGAAAGCTCcagaggaagcagaag ACGCCGCCGTGAAACAGGACAGCTTTCTAAGGGTGCAATTAGAGCCCAACGAGCCCAAGCTAGAGCCAAACAGATGAGACAGAATCTACTGGgatccaacctcctcagCATGTCTCTCTACAATGCCGCCAATGCCCGCCTAGCTTCTTCCGCTGCTGCGACTACTGCAGCTGAGAATGATTACCGATATCATTCTAGTAATGACGCCATGGGAGCGACGATTGGGCAGGGCCATACTCATCCTGGGATGCAGTATGCTTTGGATTCTTACATTCAGCTAGGATATGGCCTCGATAACAGGCCTCTACAAGTTGCAGGATATGCTGGGGAGATGTATGGGGCCCCTGTCCCCTTGGCCAGTACTTCTACCGTATCAGGTCACGAAAGCGATATATACCGACTTCCTCCCATTAATGGTATGATAGGTGTCGGAAACGGGTACGAATGGCATGCCCCAAGCATAGGGTATTGGGATCAGACAAACATAGTTCCGGAGGCTGCACAACCGCAAGGGGGGTACCCTATTGAAGGGGAGTACTGCACCACTCATTATGatttggagggaagggtTCCAGCGCAAACGGAATATCGCTTTTCATCTCTTATGGAGACTTCTCGTGAAGATTACGGATCGCTTCCCGAGGGAGGGCCGGGGAACATTATCGCCGGCGCCTATGTTACTCACGAGGAGCAGGAAAACAAGGAGCTGCCTAGCATGCGACAGCGGGCTGGCGAAGGACGGCAGACTCCTTCTGGACATGTGATATTCAACGAGAGATTGTTTGATGGTGCATTAGGAAGTGCAGGCCTTCCCGACAAGGCTGAAGGACCCGACGCTTTAGCCATGTTCGATCAAGCTATGGAGCAAGCAGGCAAGGCTGCACCTTGGTAA
- a CDS encoding guanyl-nucleotide exchange factor, with amino-acid sequence MDPQKPGLFSSISIGRASKNKHTGEALAHPLLAATSSSTSLPTSDSSQPDTTSQPPPLRHKSSGSWSKNTGDAVNLPYKPRQRHGGGMGSISSAGSIFGSAGAPSPNIQLTPTGGSSGAPIAPAPVLAPPTTSTSTSTTFALPPSHSDPPVQAKESAASTTASSPHANSSSLTSRLQVQSLKAAAQGIGLGNGSMGMSMIDAIFDKGQLGRAKAGEGGDWGELLRTLMGGKAILLLPTTPSSSLPMTPPTLRDHVAFLSPPVSVVSSSFKSMQSASETEEKADLKEEQFCTLNILVTLSGLIGTLKGTTLSFESTIPPDSPLLHALKNHSSRQTALASLRSTQISYINYPSYTLSSETAILPFPPHSKTAPPIQSEIKERERLSQGKLGRINPFSSLFGGSNTSLSYETKTGASPSSKPEVIPSDTGLSPPRSPPSSPGPSSPKPSALSIDPDAASISSDSVVGEGYQVIAYTVSRPIRYHEIHKSLLKSVRTDVRDALSNIPEKVVEKVLKLALANTCPSGQLISEELLKGHRSHGSSHEQDGSAWLLDFGNPTETGERLQDFVERVYDELVAYYRQEVNGGLKRKVSGGTWVRGTHNIEKDKEKEVELGERQREERKRRDREEMVEKEASEGTERIEGLLCRLLYNRLFSPLESDDSKHDEALASRIAALNMLELSLDHLGLITRPEREHSEGIISNGLDRIIDNVGKEFQKLSLTTCITPKDKTEVLINAHKIVVDGLSGLPDIELRPEGEPYQKPREVSAAPSNASVDPIVLKPHPFPIASEGSLTPSRRSIEPPTAPLSRNISASSDMKSNASDPLSLANIEVTPHAVAVDPIVDQSASTSQFTHDNETQQAALTPLQEALSDSVMTVTAAPVSHDSLLLDDAASVPPPNTSSDKQTKASKKSTSGADLILPIIIYAVVKSNPPQLASQLMYLRRYRSAICLTGEASYAIVNLTAVVEFLEHVNLSELGLGSDSEKVMSIEDLSPIGLDYLGMDGGSGDAESIANASTKLRGRVGEFAGSAAGSANKVISGVVDTSWSALRGLMGNPNAGAPDGDEQAAGNNSRPGMRPRQASTFSLASVTASVASIAAAAASRNRSRADSRVSEQVWGGNQELVEVSSRPGSIRERESDYPTSEEDLSDDGELEPDATSSRSRMRSATNASSRSAKEKDDGPKQERVSLSNRLASIGVLGRLSNPANSAGGESTLASNDGTHGPSKSILQSLTTARSASNSQNHTRRSSLLGGSQTESQQYKASSPRGNLPALPSNDASFGSHALLDEVDPPIDKFMKCDVGDLRLSDIGELLRDYRRLGTIVALANNK; translated from the exons ATGGACCCACAGAAGCCAGGCCTGTTTTCCTCAATATCTATAGGGAGAGCTTCAAAAAACAAGCACACGGGGGAGGCGCTTGCACATCCCCTTTTGGCGGCTACGAGTTCCTCCACCAGTTTGCCGACATCAGACTCTTCACAGCCAGATACGACGTCtcaaccaccaccacttCGGCACAAGTCCTCCGGTTCATGGTCGAAGAATACTGGCGATGCCGTCAATCTACCCTATAAGCCGAGGCAACGACATGGAGGTGGAATGGGATCCATCAGCAGCGCAGGGAGCATCTTTGGCTCGGCCGGTgctccatctccaaatATTCAGCTGACACCTACAGGTGGATCCTCAGGAGCACCTATTGCTCCCGCCCCTGTGTTGGCGCCTCCGACTACTTCTACGTCAACGTCGACAACCTTTGCCCTTCCGCCGTCGCATTCAGATCCTCCGGTCCAAGCGAAGGAGTCGGCGGCGTCTACTACGGCAAGTAGTCCCCACGCGAATTCCAGCAGCTTGACGAGTCGATTGCAGGTACAGAGTCTCAAGGCAGCAGCTCAAGGTATAGGGCTGGGTAATGGGAGTATGGGAATGTCAATGATTGACGCTATATTTGACAAAGGTCAGCTGGGCAGGGCGAAAGCCGGGGAGGGCGGCGATTGGGGAGAACTTTTGAGAACTTTGATGGGTGGCAAG GCCATCTTACTACTGCCCACCaccccttcatcctcattaCCGATGACGCCGCCAACTTTGAGAGATCATGTAGCCTTCCTTTCACCCCCTGTCTCCGTcgtctcgtcttctttcaaaTCCATGCAATCTGCAAGTGAGACTGAAGAAAAGGCCGatttgaaggaggagcaatTCTGTACCCTCAACATCCTCGTCACCCTTTCTGGTCTTATTGGTACTCTCAAAGGCACAACCCTTTCGTTTGAGTCCACCATTCCACCCGATTCACCGCTTTTACACGCTCTTAAAAATCACTCTTCTCGCCAAACCGCTCTTGCATCCCTTAGATCTACTCAAATATCCTATATCAATTATCCCTCGTACACGCTCTCCTCGGAGACAGCAATTTTACCTTTTCCTCCACATTCAAAAACCGCTCCGCCAATCCAATCTGAGATAAAGGAACGAGAAAGACTTTCGCAAGGCAAATTGGGTAGGATTAATCCATTTTCCTCCCTGTTCGGTGGGTCGAATACAAGCTTGAGCTACGAAACTAAAACCGGGGCTTCACCCTCCTCAAAGCCGGAAGTTATTCCATCCGATACCGGTTTATCGCCTCCTAGGAGTCCGCCCTCATCTCCTGGGCCTTCTAGTCCCAAACCTTCCGCTTTGAGTATAGATCCTGATGCGGCCTCCATTTCATCCGATTCAGTTGTTGGTGAGGGGTATCAGGTTATAGCGTACACTGTCTCAAGACCTATCCGTTATCACGAGATCCATAAGTCTCTTCTTAAGTCTGTCAGAACAGATGTCCGCGATGCTCTGTCCAACATTCCCGAGAAGGTCGTGGAAAAGGTATTGAAGCTTGCGCTGGCGAATACGTGTCCCTCCGGGCAGTTGATCAGCGAGGAACTTCTAAAAGGACATCGATCTCACGGCTCCAGCCACGAGCAGGATGGTAGTGCATGGTTGCTTGATTTCGGAAATCCGACAGAGACCGGAGAGCGGCTTCAGGATTTTGTGGAGCGTGTTTATGATGAGCTTGTAGCTTATTATAGACAAGAGGTGAATGGAGGGCTCAAGAGGAAAGTCAGCGGAGGGACATGGGTCCGAGGCACTCACAATATTGAGAAAGacaaagagaaggaagttgAATTAGGGGAAAGAcaaagagaggagaggaaaaggagagatagagaagaaatggTGGAAAAAGAGGCTAGCGAAGGCACAGAACGGATTGAGGGTCTACTGTGTAGGTTGTTGTATAATAG GCTGTTTTCGCCTCTGGAGTCGGATGATTCGAAGCACGATGAAGCGTTGGCCTCTCGTATAGCAGCGCTTAATATGTTGGAACTTTCCCTTGACCATCTAGGGCTGATCACTCGACCAGAAAGAGAACACTCGGAGGGTATCATCTCGAACGGTTTAGACAGGATCATTGATAACGTAGGGAAAG AGTTTCAGAAGCTTTCATTGACGACCTGTATAACACCGAAAGATAAGACTGAAGTTCTCATAAATGCACATAAAATCGTTGTCG ATGGGCTCTCTGGATTGCCTGACATAGAACTTCGACCAGAAGGGGAACCATACCAGAAGCCCCGAGAAGTATCGGCTGCCCCATCAAATGCCTCAGTTGACCCTATCGTCCTCAAGCCTCACCCTTTCCCCATTGCGTCAGAAGGGTCTCTGACGCCAAGCAGAAGATCAATCGAGCCTCCGACAGCCCCTTTATCAAGAAACATATCAGCATCTTCCGATATGAAGTCAAACGCTTCAGACCCTTTATCGCTTGCGAATATCGAAGTGACACCCCATGCTGTTGCGGTCGATCCTATTGTTGACCAGAGTGCCTCCACTTCCCAATTTACACATGATAATGAGACCCAGCAGGCAGCGCTCACACCATTGCAAGAGGCCTTATCAGATTCTGTAATGACAGTGACCGCTGCCCCCGTATCTCACgattctctcctccttgatGATGCTGCATCTGTCCCACCACCTAATACATCTTCAGATAAGCAGACAAAGGCAAGCAAAAAGTCAACATCGGGTGCAGACCTGATCTTACCTATCATCATATACGCCGTTGTCAAATCCAACCCTCCTCAACTGGCCTCTCAGCTCATGTATCTTCGCCGATATCGCTCTGCCATCTGTTTGACAGGGGAAGCAAGCTACGCCATTGTCAATCTTACCGCTGTAGTCGAATTCCTCGAACATGTTAATCTGTCCGAGTTGGGCCTGGGTAGTGACTCGGAGAAAGTTATGAGCATTGAGGATTTGTCACCTATCGGACTGGATTATTTGGGCATGGATGGGGGCAGTGGGGATGCAGAGAGTATTGCCAACGCGTCTACAAAGCTTCGAGGCCGGGTGGGGGAATTTGCAGGGTCAGCAGCGGGATCTGCGAATAAGGTGATTAGCGGGGTTGTAGACACCTCGTGGTCAGCTCTTCGAGGGCTTATGGGTAATCCCAATGCGGGAGCGCCTGATGGGGATGAACAAGCAGCAGGTAATAATTCACGTCCTGGCATGCGTCCTCGTCAGGCATCAACATTTTCTCTCGCAAGCGTAACGGCGAGTGTCGCCAGTATCGCGGCGGCTGCTGCCTCGCGAAATCGATCGCGAGCAGACTCTAGAGTGAGTGAGCAGGTTTGGGGCGGAAATCAGGAACTTGTGGAAGTTAGTTCGCGACCGGGATCGAtcagggagagagaaagtGATTACCCTACCAGCGAAGAAGATCTAAGCGATGATGGCGAATTAGAACCTGATGCGACATCGTCAAGGTCTAGGATGCGGAGTGCAACGAACGCAAGCTCACGATCtgcaaaggaaaaagacgaTGGTCCTAAGCAGGAGAGGGTTAGTCTTAGCAATAGACTGGCGTCCATTGGAGTGCTTGGAAGATTGAGCAATCCAGCGAACAGCGCCGGTGGTGAAAGTACCCTTGCATCAAACGACGGTACTCATGGGCCGTCTAAG TCCATTCTTCAAAGTCTTACCACTGCCCGCTCTGCCAGCAACTCGCAAAACCATACTCGTCGATCGTCGCTTCTAGGCGGGTCGCAGACAGAATCGCAACAATACAAAGCCAGTTCACCCAGGGGGAATTTACCGGCTCTCCCTTCGAACGATGCTTCTTTCGGTTCACATGCGTTGCTGGACGAAGTG